The Sulfitobacter donghicola DSW-25 = KCTC 12864 = JCM 14565 genome has a segment encoding these proteins:
- the pdxA gene encoding 4-hydroxythreonine-4-phosphate dehydrogenase PdxA, whose translation MTCGEPAGIGPEIAAQAWAALGRDIPLVWLGDPRHLPEGTPHEIITDAAQAGAVSKRALPVLAHPFAGNAVAGEPDPANAVGVIDVIARATDLVQSGEASAICTAPIHKKALKDGADFAYPGHTEYLAALAGQEDVVMMLASQQLRVVPATIHIALAEVPTALTPALLRRTIEITHHGLQQQFGIVSPRIAISGLNPHAGEGGAMGHEELNWINGLIDDMRSEGFTLAGPLPADTMFHAAARAKYDAAIAMYHDQALIPIKTLDFDKGVNVTLGLPFIRTSPDHGTAFDIAGKGIANPSSMIEAIRMAHRMATTSS comes from the coding sequence ATGACCTGCGGCGAACCCGCAGGCATAGGCCCCGAGATTGCCGCCCAAGCTTGGGCGGCACTGGGCCGCGACATCCCGCTGGTATGGCTGGGCGATCCACGCCACCTGCCAGAGGGCACCCCGCATGAAATCATCACGGACGCGGCCCAAGCCGGCGCCGTCAGCAAACGCGCTCTGCCCGTCTTGGCCCATCCCTTTGCAGGGAACGCCGTTGCAGGCGAACCAGACCCTGCCAATGCCGTTGGGGTGATTGACGTTATCGCGCGCGCCACTGATCTGGTGCAATCGGGCGAGGCTTCGGCCATTTGCACCGCACCCATTCACAAAAAGGCGCTGAAAGACGGCGCTGATTTCGCCTATCCTGGTCATACGGAATATCTGGCCGCACTTGCAGGGCAAGAAGACGTGGTGATGATGCTCGCCTCACAGCAGCTGCGCGTGGTGCCCGCGACGATCCACATCGCCTTGGCCGAAGTGCCCACCGCCCTCACCCCCGCGCTGCTGCGCCGCACCATCGAAATCACGCACCACGGTCTGCAGCAACAATTTGGCATCGTGTCACCGCGCATCGCCATCAGCGGGCTAAACCCCCATGCGGGCGAAGGCGGTGCAATGGGCCACGAAGAGCTGAACTGGATCAACGGTCTGATAGACGACATGCGCAGCGAAGGGTTTACCCTCGCAGGTCCGCTGCCTGCTGACACAATGTTCCACGCCGCCGCCCGCGCCAAATATGACGCCGCCATCGCCATGTATCATGATCAGGCGCTGATCCCGATCAAGACGCTGGATTTTGACAAAGGCGTCAACGTCACCCTTGGCCTGCCCTTTATCCGCACCTCACCCGACCACGGCACTGCCTTTGATATCGCGGGCAAAGGCATCGCCAACCCCTCCAGTATGATCGAGGCCATCCGCATGGCCCACCGCATGGCAACAACATCATCATGA
- a CDS encoding leucyl aminopeptidase, whose protein sequence is MSNLTPVTFTEIDLDAIAAHEGRVAVFVDAAGKLDQCARRVNRLTKGAIARLAETSRWEKMAEGDIVSLAYPAGMAAEAVDVIRLERASKTAQARKAGAALAKARGGKGDVLMLCGLIRRAEEVVYGFVMRDYAFEDHKSADTTRGGSAKVMHSKPSELEAACAPLLAVAEGAHMCRDLTNEPANVLTTTNYAERLKEMESLGLKVEVLDEKALEKLGMRTLLSVGQGSVSPSYVVAMQWNGGEKGAAPLALVGKGVVFDTGGISLKPGAGMEEMTMDMGGSAVVAGVMRTLALRGAKANVVGLVGIVENMPSGNASRPGDVVTTMKGLTVENINTDAEGRLVLCDVMHYAQEKYKPAAMIDLATLTGAIIIGLGHENAGVFSNNTSFCNDFLKAAEAEGEGAWRMPMGDGYDKQLKSRIADMKNVGGRPAGSITAAQFLGRFVQEDCPWIHLDIAGVASVKSETALAPVGATGWGVASLNRLVADNYEAE, encoded by the coding sequence ATGAGCAATCTCACCCCTGTCACTTTCACCGAAATCGATCTGGACGCCATCGCCGCGCATGAAGGCCGCGTTGCCGTGTTTGTCGATGCTGCAGGCAAGCTGGATCAATGCGCACGCCGTGTGAACCGTCTGACCAAAGGGGCGATTGCCCGTCTGGCGGAAACGTCCCGTTGGGAAAAGATGGCCGAGGGCGATATTGTGAGCCTTGCCTATCCTGCGGGCATGGCTGCTGAGGCGGTGGATGTGATCCGCTTGGAGCGGGCCTCCAAAACGGCACAAGCGCGCAAAGCAGGGGCCGCATTGGCCAAGGCGCGTGGCGGAAAAGGCGATGTTTTAATGCTATGCGGGTTGATCCGCCGCGCTGAAGAGGTCGTCTATGGCTTTGTCATGCGCGATTACGCGTTTGAAGATCACAAGAGCGCGGACACAACGCGGGGCGGTTCTGCAAAAGTCATGCACAGCAAACCATCAGAGCTGGAGGCTGCCTGTGCGCCGCTGCTGGCAGTTGCCGAGGGCGCGCATATGTGCCGCGATCTGACAAATGAGCCAGCCAATGTGCTGACGACGACCAATTATGCCGAGCGTTTGAAAGAGATGGAAAGCCTTGGCTTGAAGGTTGAAGTGCTGGATGAAAAAGCGCTGGAAAAGCTGGGCATGCGCACGTTGCTCTCTGTTGGCCAAGGCTCGGTCAGCCCGTCCTATGTGGTGGCGATGCAGTGGAATGGCGGTGAAAAGGGCGCCGCGCCGCTGGCCTTGGTTGGGAAGGGCGTGGTGTTTGACACGGGCGGGATTTCCCTGAAACCGGGTGCTGGCATGGAAGAGATGACCATGGATATGGGCGGCTCGGCTGTGGTTGCGGGCGTGATGCGCACCTTGGCGCTGCGCGGTGCCAAGGCCAATGTTGTGGGCCTTGTCGGGATTGTCGAGAATATGCCATCGGGCAATGCCTCGCGTCCGGGGGATGTGGTGACCACGATGAAGGGGCTGACGGTTGAGAATATCAACACCGATGCCGAAGGTCGTTTGGTGCTATGTGATGTGATGCATTACGCGCAGGAAAAATACAAACCAGCCGCGATGATTGATCTGGCGACATTGACGGGCGCGATCATCATTGGATTGGGCCATGAAAACGCTGGCGTATTTTCCAACAACACCTCCTTCTGCAATGATTTCCTAAAGGCCGCCGAAGCCGAGGGCGAGGGCGCGTGGCGCATGCCGATGGGCGATGGCTATGACAAGCAGCTCAAAAGCCGTATTGCGGATATGAAAAACGTCGGCGGCCGTCCGGCGGGGTCAATCACCGCGGCGCAATTCCTTGGGCGTTTTGTGCAGGAGGACTGCCCATGGATCCACCTAGATATTGCGGGGGTTGCTTCGGTGAAATCTGAAACCGCGCTGGCGCCTGTTGGGGCTACGGGGTGGGGCGTTGCCTCACTTAACCGTTTGGTTGCAGATAATTACGAGGCGGAGTGA
- the lptG gene encoding LPS export ABC transporter permease LptG: MILHLYFARRFGMSFLLITAVLFTLIALTGLLEETRQDYADSVSFGDIVTLTLLDVPQKINLILPLNMVLATVILFLNMARTSEMVVTRASGRSALKTLMSPVVVAFLIGLMVVGMFNPIVAATSKRYEQVSEGYRNGGASTLSISEEGLWLRQGTDQGQTVIRAWRSNNDGSVLYDVTFISYEPNGGPIRRIEAESAALGPDGWHLRNAKSWPLRVGTNAEGNAETHDSLALPSTLTLDRIRDSFGKAGAISIYELPAFINQLEFSGFSPRRHKVWLQVELARPLFLIAMVLVASAFTMRHTRSGGTGIAVLSAVLLGFGLYFIRSFAQILGENGQIPVLLAAWAPPIAAILLALGLILQREDG; this comes from the coding sequence ATGATCCTCCACCTCTATTTCGCGCGCCGCTTTGGGATGAGCTTTCTTTTGATAACAGCCGTGCTGTTTACCCTGATCGCGTTGACGGGGCTGCTAGAGGAAACACGGCAGGACTATGCCGATAGCGTCAGCTTTGGGGATATTGTCACGCTGACGCTGTTGGACGTGCCGCAAAAGATCAATCTGATCCTGCCGCTGAACATGGTTCTGGCCACTGTCATCCTGTTTTTGAACATGGCCCGCACATCAGAAATGGTTGTGACCCGCGCCTCTGGCCGCTCGGCGTTGAAAACGCTGATGTCACCCGTTGTTGTTGCCTTTCTTATCGGACTGATGGTTGTGGGCATGTTCAACCCCATCGTTGCTGCCACCTCAAAACGCTATGAACAGGTTTCAGAAGGCTACCGCAATGGCGGCGCCTCTACCCTTTCCATCTCGGAAGAAGGTCTGTGGCTGCGCCAAGGCACCGATCAAGGCCAAACCGTGATCCGCGCGTGGCGGTCCAACAATGATGGATCGGTCTTATATGACGTCACCTTTATCTCATACGAGCCAAATGGCGGCCCGATCCGCCGGATCGAAGCAGAAAGCGCGGCCCTTGGCCCCGATGGCTGGCACCTGCGCAACGCAAAATCATGGCCTTTGAGGGTTGGGACAAACGCCGAAGGCAATGCCGAAACCCACGACAGCCTCGCCCTGCCCTCGACCCTGACGCTGGATCGCATTCGCGACAGCTTTGGCAAGGCAGGCGCCATTTCGATTTATGAGCTACCCGCCTTTATCAATCAGCTGGAATTCTCCGGCTTTTCGCCGCGCCGTCACAAGGTCTGGCTACAGGTCGAACTGGCCCGCCCCTTGTTCCTGATTGCCATGGTTCTGGTTGCGAGCGCCTTCACCATGCGCCATACCAGATCAGGAGGCACAGGCATTGCCGTCCTTTCGGCTGTTTTATTGGGGTTTGGTTTGTATTTCATCCGCAGTTTCGCACAAATTCTAGGCGAGAATGGCCAGATTCCTGTGCTTTTGGCTGCATGGGCCCCGCCGATCGCGGCAATTCTGCTGGCACTTGGCCTGATCTTGCAACGTGAGGATGGCTAG
- the rsmA gene encoding 16S rRNA (adenine(1518)-N(6)/adenine(1519)-N(6))-dimethyltransferase RsmA: protein MSTIDNLPPLRQVINTHELQARKSLGQNFLLDLNLTAKIARQAGDLTECDVLEIGPGPGGLTRGLLAEGARRVLAIEKDRRCMPALAEIAAAYPDRLQVIEGDALEVDPLAHLTPPIRVAANLPYNIGTELLVRWLTPTDWPPFWQSLTLMFQREVAERIVAQPGSKAYGRLALLAQWRADAKIVLNLPPEAFTPPPKISSAVVHLTALPEPRFPADAAILSRTVAAAFNQRRKMLRAALKGTAPDIEDRLIAAGLKPTDRAEQVPLEGFCALAREIAKP, encoded by the coding sequence ATGAGCACAATCGACAACCTCCCGCCCCTGCGCCAAGTGATCAACACGCATGAGCTGCAAGCACGCAAATCCTTGGGGCAGAACTTTCTTCTGGATCTGAACCTCACGGCCAAAATCGCCCGTCAGGCGGGGGATTTGACGGAATGTGATGTGCTCGAAATTGGCCCTGGTCCCGGTGGCCTGACCCGTGGTCTGCTCGCCGAAGGTGCCCGCCGCGTCTTGGCCATTGAAAAAGACCGCCGCTGCATGCCCGCCTTGGCCGAAATCGCTGCGGCCTATCCAGACCGTCTACAAGTGATCGAAGGAGACGCCCTAGAGGTTGATCCCCTTGCCCACCTCACACCGCCAATCCGCGTGGCGGCTAACCTGCCCTATAACATTGGCACCGAACTGCTGGTGCGCTGGCTCACCCCCACGGATTGGCCCCCGTTTTGGCAAAGCCTGACGCTGATGTTCCAGCGCGAAGTCGCCGAGCGTATCGTCGCGCAACCAGGGTCAAAGGCCTATGGCCGCCTTGCCCTGCTGGCGCAATGGCGCGCGGACGCCAAGATCGTGCTTAACCTCCCGCCCGAGGCCTTTACCCCGCCGCCAAAGATCTCCAGCGCGGTTGTCCACCTCACCGCCCTGCCCGAGCCCCGCTTTCCCGCCGATGCGGCGATCCTGTCGCGCACCGTTGCAGCCGCGTTTAACCAGCGCCGCAAGATGCTGCGCGCGGCCCTCAAAGGCACAGCACCAGATATCGAAGACCGCCTGATCGCCGCAGGCCTGAAACCCACAGACCGCGCCGAACAGGTACCGCTGGAAGGGTTTTGTGCCCTCGCCCGCGAAATCGCCAAGCCCTAA
- a CDS encoding DUF4167 domain-containing protein produces the protein MKPQRSRSRNNKNRNRGGGNQGGNVVNRVFDSSGPEGKVRGTPSQVIEKYNQLARDAQLSNDRVAMENFQQHAEHYLRLLSEAQKEQDAKREEQERQNRERQAERDRERAERQEREAQQQPAQQPEATDPSEQEQPAAAEEASDLVETPEAKAETKPKTRRAPRRKPKPKEEAASAPKPEGSGDQPEAAE, from the coding sequence ATGAAACCTCAAAGATCGCGTTCGCGTAATAATAAAAACCGTAACCGTGGCGGCGGCAATCAGGGTGGCAATGTTGTCAACCGTGTGTTTGACAGCTCGGGGCCCGAGGGCAAAGTGCGTGGCACGCCCAGTCAGGTGATCGAGAAGTATAACCAGTTGGCGCGTGACGCCCAGCTCAGCAATGACCGCGTTGCGATGGAAAACTTCCAGCAGCACGCAGAACACTACCTGCGCCTGTTGTCCGAAGCTCAGAAAGAGCAGGACGCCAAACGCGAAGAGCAGGAGCGCCAGAACCGCGAACGTCAGGCCGAACGCGATCGCGAACGTGCCGAGCGGCAGGAGCGTGAAGCCCAGCAACAGCCCGCCCAGCAGCCAGAGGCCACTGATCCGTCAGAACAGGAGCAGCCAGCAGCGGCCGAAGAGGCCAGCGATCTGGTTGAAACGCCAGAGGCAAAGGCCGAAACCAAGCCAAAGACACGCCGCGCCCCACGGCGCAAGCCAAAGCCAAAGGAAGAGGCCGCATCAGCGCCCAAGCCTGAAGGCAGCGGCGATCAGCCCGAAGCGGCAGAATAA
- the lptF gene encoding LPS export ABC transporter permease LptF: MAKFDRYMLSQLLVLFGFFALVLVAIFWINRAVVLFDRLIGDGQTALVFLEFTALGLPKLIATVLPIATFAAAVYVTNRMMTDSEITVLQATGTGPWRMARPVFVFGLCIALAMAVLSNFLVPMAQAQLKEREQEIAQNVTARLLTEGTFLHPSQQVTFYTRQIDSDGVLRDVFLSDRRDPNHGIIYTAAEAYMVRSGDATTLIMVDGLAQRLEQEGLRLATAKFADFSFDISSLVRSETVDELDISNTTTPYLTHGWAQIAQQSGSSIGSVAEELHTRFARPLFCIVAAMIGFTTLLIGGFSRFGVWREIVFAFALLVVLDGTRGTLTSQVTDNATLWPLLYLPSLIGAMIAALMLLHAARPSWRARLKRRGATA, translated from the coding sequence GTGGCCAAGTTCGACCGCTATATGCTGTCGCAGCTGCTGGTTCTGTTTGGATTTTTCGCGCTCGTTTTAGTGGCGATATTCTGGATCAACCGCGCAGTTGTTTTGTTCGACCGCCTCATCGGAGACGGCCAAACCGCCCTTGTTTTCCTAGAGTTCACAGCCCTCGGGCTGCCCAAACTCATCGCAACCGTGCTGCCCATCGCAACCTTTGCCGCCGCCGTCTACGTCACCAACCGTATGATGACAGACAGCGAGATCACCGTATTACAAGCCACAGGCACAGGGCCGTGGCGCATGGCACGGCCTGTTTTTGTATTTGGCCTTTGTATTGCTTTGGCCATGGCTGTGCTCAGCAACTTTTTGGTGCCCATGGCGCAAGCCCAACTCAAAGAACGTGAGCAGGAAATCGCGCAAAATGTAACCGCCCGACTGCTCACCGAAGGGACGTTCTTGCACCCTTCACAACAGGTTACTTTTTACACCCGCCAGATTGATAGCGATGGCGTGCTGCGCGATGTCTTTTTGTCCGACCGCCGCGACCCAAACCACGGGATCATCTACACCGCGGCCGAGGCCTATATGGTGCGCAGCGGTGATGCGACGACCCTGATCATGGTCGATGGTCTGGCCCAACGGCTGGAACAAGAAGGGTTGCGTCTGGCGACCGCCAAATTCGCTGACTTTTCTTTCGATATCTCTTCCCTTGTGCGCAGTGAAACTGTGGATGAGTTAGACATCAGCAACACCACGACCCCCTATCTAACCCATGGCTGGGCCCAGATCGCGCAGCAGTCTGGCAGCTCGATCGGATCTGTCGCCGAAGAATTGCATACGCGGTTTGCGCGCCCGCTCTTTTGTATCGTTGCAGCCATGATCGGCTTTACCACCTTGCTGATCGGCGGGTTTTCCCGATTTGGCGTCTGGCGCGAAATCGTCTTTGCCTTTGCTCTGTTGGTGGTATTGGACGGCACGCGGGGGACGTTGACCTCTCAGGTTACGGATAACGCCACCCTTTGGCCTTTGCTGTATCTGCCCTCGCTGATTGGCGCGATGATCGCGGCCTTGATGCTGCTTCACGCGGCACGGCCCAGCTGGCGCGCGCGCCTGAAACGCAGGGGCGCAACCGCATGA
- a CDS encoding LPS-assembly protein LptD, producing MIRLLSLLLLLLLPLRATAQEQSAALLVADELYITRERDLVASGNVEAFQNGIRLSASSIRYNQNGGGLKIEGPITLTEGEDTVIVANSAELDADLRNGILKGARLVLKQQLQLAAVQIDRVDGRYSQLYKTAVTSCRICDDGRPPLWQIRAKRVIHDEVEQQLYFDEAQFRIGRIPVLWLPRLRMPGPTVERASGFLVPSIRSTSSLGVGVKIPYFFKLSEKRDLTLTPYLSSSTTTLEFRYRQSYRNGRIQFDGAITRDDLRPSETRGYVFGNGLFALPNDFVLNFAIETVSDDGYLDTYGYSSKDRLRTELTISRARRDEYIRASFYNFKSIRDDEENETLPTLVLDGEYERRFFPTSLGGELRTRFEAHSHGRISDLAVDSDDADDVVDGRDVTRLSAEIDWLRSFTLRNGLRTDTTVGLAFHTFNISQDDTTAADPSEITPHAAVTLRYPLVKTTASGVSHVLEPVVQLSWTGGDRLDIPNEESTRVEFDQGNLLAMSHFPRADRRERGAMAAVGLGWSRFNPDGWDAQLSVGQVFREDLDTSFSTTSGLNTLSSDLLVAGQVSSKDGIILTGRGLFENDFSLSKAEFRGDYNFDRGRIGGSYVWLQEDADEDRDSEVSEFTLDGSYKINQFWTASADWRYDLASDRASTAGLGLRYENECVTLDLTVDRSYSTSTSVEPSTDFGFNIGLRGFSADTGTERYVRSCSN from the coding sequence ATGATCCGCCTCCTTTCCTTGCTTTTGCTCCTCCTTCTTCCCCTGCGTGCAACCGCCCAAGAGCAATCTGCGGCGCTGCTTGTCGCGGATGAGCTTTATATCACGCGCGAGCGCGATTTGGTTGCGTCAGGCAATGTCGAAGCCTTCCAGAACGGCATCCGCCTCAGCGCCAGTTCGATCCGCTATAACCAAAACGGCGGCGGTCTAAAGATCGAAGGGCCCATCACCCTGACCGAAGGCGAAGACACCGTCATTGTCGCCAATTCGGCCGAGTTGGACGCCGATTTGCGCAATGGCATCCTGAAAGGCGCGCGGCTGGTGCTGAAACAGCAGCTTCAACTGGCTGCGGTACAGATTGACCGCGTTGATGGCCGCTATAGCCAGCTGTATAAAACCGCCGTTACCTCCTGCCGTATCTGTGATGATGGCCGCCCGCCACTTTGGCAAATCCGTGCAAAACGTGTGATCCACGATGAGGTCGAACAGCAGCTCTATTTTGACGAGGCGCAATTTCGCATTGGACGTATCCCTGTGCTTTGGCTGCCGCGCCTCAGAATGCCTGGCCCAACGGTTGAACGCGCCAGCGGCTTTCTGGTGCCCTCGATCCGCTCGACGTCCAGTTTGGGCGTCGGGGTCAAGATCCCGTATTTCTTTAAGCTTAGCGAAAAACGTGATCTGACCCTCACCCCTTATCTGTCCTCTTCCACCACCACGCTGGAATTCCGCTATCGCCAATCTTATCGTAATGGCCGCATCCAGTTTGACGGGGCGATCACCCGCGATGATCTGCGCCCCTCAGAGACCCGCGGTTATGTTTTCGGCAATGGCCTGTTTGCCCTGCCCAACGACTTTGTCCTGAATTTCGCGATCGAAACAGTAAGTGACGATGGCTATCTGGATACTTATGGCTACTCCAGCAAAGACCGCCTGCGCACGGAACTAACCATTAGCCGCGCGCGGCGCGACGAATATATCCGCGCCAGCTTCTACAACTTCAAATCCATTAGGGACGACGAAGAAAACGAAACCCTGCCAACGCTGGTTCTGGATGGCGAATATGAACGCCGCTTTTTCCCGACCTCTTTGGGCGGAGAGCTGCGCACCCGCTTTGAAGCCCATAGCCATGGGCGTATTTCCGATCTGGCGGTTGATAGCGACGATGCCGATGACGTGGTCGATGGGCGGGATGTAACCCGCCTTAGCGCTGAAATTGATTGGTTGCGCAGCTTTACTCTGCGCAATGGCCTGCGCACAGATACCACTGTTGGGCTTGCCTTTCACACCTTCAACATCAGCCAAGATGACACAACAGCAGCAGACCCCAGTGAAATCACCCCCCATGCTGCGGTCACCCTGCGCTATCCTCTTGTGAAAACAACAGCCTCGGGCGTTAGCCATGTGCTGGAACCTGTCGTGCAGCTTAGTTGGACGGGCGGTGATCGCCTTGATATCCCGAATGAAGAAAGCACCCGTGTCGAATTTGACCAAGGCAACCTGTTGGCCATGTCGCATTTCCCGCGCGCTGACAGGCGTGAACGCGGCGCGATGGCCGCCGTTGGTCTGGGATGGTCGCGGTTCAACCCTGATGGCTGGGATGCGCAGCTCAGCGTGGGACAGGTTTTCCGCGAAGACCTAGACACATCGTTTTCCACCACCTCTGGGCTGAACACGCTATCCTCCGATCTGCTGGTCGCGGGGCAGGTCAGCTCAAAAGACGGTATCATCCTGACAGGGCGCGGATTGTTCGAAAATGACTTTTCCCTTTCCAAGGCCGAATTCCGCGGAGACTACAACTTTGATCGCGGGCGCATTGGGGGCTCTTATGTCTGGCTACAAGAAGACGCCGACGAAGACCGTGACAGCGAAGTTTCGGAATTCACCTTGGACGGTAGCTATAAGATCAACCAATTCTGGACCGCCTCGGCGGACTGGCGCTATGACCTTGCCTCCGATCGCGCTTCAACCGCTGGTCTGGGATTGCGATACGAAAACGAATGTGTGACCCTCGATCTTACGGTCGATCGCAGCTATTCAACATCAACCAGCGTTGAACCCTCAACGGATTTCGGATTTAACATCGGACTGCGGGGCTTTTCCGCAGATACAGGAACAGAAAGATACGTTCGCTCATGTTCAAACTAA
- a CDS encoding peptidylprolyl isomerase — protein MFKLKPTLAAFGLIATLAAPVGAQNLFAPAATVNDSVVTEFEVQQRIRFLQVLNARGATRKAAVESLINERLRGEAIRDAGLNLSQEGINAALEEFAGRANMTRAEFTSALARAGVEKETYRDFVLNGITWRDLIRARYGSRVSISEAEIDRALASQSTGASNIRVLVSEIIIPAPPPRAAQVAAIAEDIAQSTSANQFSAFARKYSATATRGAGGRLPWQDLSNLPPALQPLILSLSPGEVTQPLNIPNAVALFQLRDIEETSRPARTYSAIEYAAYYMAGGRSAETLQQAENLKAEVDVCDDLYAFAKGQPESVLDRETLPPSKLPKDFAIELSKMDEGEVSTALTRSDGQALVFLMMCGRTAEQNAEVSREDVAGSIRQRRLSGFADSLLSELRSEARISIK, from the coding sequence ATGTTCAAACTAAAACCCACCCTCGCCGCCTTTGGCCTGATTGCAACGCTTGCCGCCCCCGTGGGCGCGCAAAACCTGTTTGCTCCGGCAGCGACAGTCAACGACAGCGTTGTCACCGAGTTCGAAGTCCAACAGCGTATCCGTTTCTTGCAAGTGCTCAACGCACGCGGCGCGACCCGCAAGGCCGCCGTTGAAAGCCTGATCAATGAACGCCTCCGCGGCGAAGCCATTCGCGACGCGGGCCTGAACCTCAGCCAAGAAGGCATCAACGCCGCGCTTGAGGAATTTGCTGGCCGTGCAAACATGACACGCGCGGAATTCACCTCGGCCTTGGCGCGCGCAGGTGTGGAAAAAGAAACCTACCGCGATTTCGTGCTTAATGGCATTACGTGGCGCGATCTGATCCGCGCACGCTATGGCTCACGGGTGAGCATCTCCGAGGCCGAGATCGACCGCGCATTAGCCTCGCAAAGCACAGGCGCCTCCAACATTCGCGTGCTTGTATCCGAGATCATCATCCCCGCGCCCCCACCGCGCGCCGCGCAGGTTGCCGCCATTGCCGAAGACATCGCGCAAAGCACATCCGCCAACCAATTTTCGGCCTTTGCCCGTAAATATTCTGCCACAGCCACCCGTGGCGCTGGTGGCCGTTTACCATGGCAAGACCTCAGCAACCTGCCCCCTGCCTTGCAGCCGCTGATCCTTTCGCTTTCTCCAGGGGAAGTGACCCAGCCGCTGAATATCCCGAATGCTGTTGCCCTGTTCCAGCTGCGCGACATCGAAGAAACCAGCCGCCCTGCGCGCACATACTCGGCCATTGAATATGCCGCCTATTACATGGCTGGCGGCCGTTCCGCAGAAACCCTGCAACAGGCGGAAAACCTGAAGGCCGAAGTCGACGTTTGCGACGACCTCTATGCCTTTGCCAAAGGCCAACCAGAAAGCGTTCTGGACCGTGAAACCCTGCCGCCCTCCAAGCTGCCTAAAGATTTCGCAATCGAGCTGAGCAAGATGGACGAAGGCGAAGTGTCGACCGCGCTCACCCGCTCTGATGGGCAAGCTTTGGTGTTCCTGATGATGTGTGGCCGCACCGCCGAGCAAAACGCAGAAGTCAGCCGCGAAGACGTCGCAGGCTCGATCCGCCAGCGCCGCTTGTCTGGCTTTGCCGATAGCCTTCTGTCCGAGCTCCGCTCGGAAGCGCGTATCAGCATTAAATGA
- the prmC gene encoding peptide chain release factor N(5)-glutamine methyltransferase has translation MATATARLRAAGVADPARDARLLLAHAASVDASRITLIAPEEIAPEISERYEQLIALRAVRVPVSHLVGERAFYGRGFKVSSDVLDPRPETESLIEAALAEPFERVLDLGTGSGCILVTLLAEQAEARGIGVDLSEGACLQASANAVLHKVADRAEIAQSDWFAAVEGRYDLIVSNPPYLAKSEMADIAPELALHEPEMALTDGADGLSVYRLIAEQAQSYLTADGRVLAEIGWQQGADVKAIFEAAGWADVAILPDLDGRDRVLRAQNPA, from the coding sequence ATGGCAACGGCAACGGCGCGTTTGCGCGCCGCCGGCGTAGCGGACCCTGCGCGCGATGCGCGGCTGTTGCTGGCTCATGCGGCCAGTGTGGATGCCTCGCGCATTACCTTGATCGCGCCAGAAGAGATCGCGCCAGAGATTTCGGAACGCTACGAACAGTTGATCGCTTTGCGCGCCGTGCGCGTGCCTGTGTCCCATCTGGTGGGCGAGCGCGCGTTTTACGGTCGGGGGTTTAAGGTCAGCAGTGATGTGTTGGACCCGCGCCCAGAAACCGAAAGCCTGATTGAGGCGGCTCTTGCTGAGCCTTTTGAACGTGTGCTGGACCTTGGGACGGGGTCGGGCTGTATTCTGGTGACGTTGCTGGCCGAGCAGGCCGAGGCGAGGGGAATTGGCGTTGATTTATCCGAGGGCGCGTGCCTGCAGGCCAGCGCCAATGCGGTTTTGCACAAGGTGGCTGATCGCGCCGAGATTGCGCAATCGGATTGGTTTGCCGCTGTTGAGGGGCGGTATGATCTGATCGTCAGCAACCCGCCCTATCTGGCAAAATCCGAAATGGCCGATATCGCGCCAGAGCTGGCCTTGCATGAACCTGAAATGGCGCTGACAGATGGGGCCGATGGCCTGAGCGTTTATCGCCTGATCGCAGAACAAGCACAAAGCTATCTCACCGCAGATGGCCGCGTATTGGCCGAGATCGGTTGGCAGCAGGGCGCGGATGTAAAAGCGATCTTTGAAGCCGCTGGTTGGGCGGATGTTGCGATTTTGCCTGATCTGGATGGGCGAGATCGGGTTTTGCGGGCACAAAATCCAGCTTAG